A region of Epinephelus moara isolate mb chromosome 15, YSFRI_EMoa_1.0, whole genome shotgun sequence DNA encodes the following proteins:
- the LOC126402071 gene encoding gamma-crystallin S-1-like has protein sequence MAREDRFNITFIFLFQIIFYEDRNFQGRFHECDNDSSDLHTYLSRCNSIRVEGGFWVIYERPNYMGYQYVLSPGEYPDYQRWLGINDTIRSCRIIRNVGNSWRLKVWEKPNFEGQSMEVTDNMPVFHERWHSREVHSCKVFEGAWIFYEHPNYRGHMYLLERGEYRRHTEWGGMQPIVGSIRRLKEH, from the exons ATGGCGCGAGAGGACAG GTTTAATATTACGTTTATATTCCTTTTCCAGATTATTTTCTACGAAGACAGAAACTTTCAGGGTCGATTTCACGAGTGTGACAATGACTCGAGTGACCTGCACACATACCTTAGCCGCTGCAACTCCATCCGAGTGGAGGGAGGATTCTGGGTCATCTATGAGAGACCAAACTACATGGGCTACCAGTATGTGCTGAGCCCGGGAGAGTACCCAGACTACCAGCGCTGGCTGGGCATCAACGACACCATCCGCTCCTGTCGCATTATTAGGAAC GTGGGGAACTCATGGAGGCTGAAGGTTTGGGAGAAGCCCAACTtcgagggccagtcaatggagGTGACAGACAACATGCCCGTCTTCCACGAACGCTGGCACAGCCGCGAGGTCCACTCCTGCAAGGTGTTCGAAGGCGCCTGGATCTTCTACGAGCATCCCAACTACAGGGGGCATATGTACCTGCTGGAGAGGGGCGAGTACAGACGGCACACAGAGTGGGGGGGCATGCAGCCCATTGTTGGATCCATCCGCCGGCTTAAGGAGCATTAG
- the LOC126401896 gene encoding gamma-crystallin M2-like: MERMGKIFFYEDRNFKGHYYECSSDCPELSSHFQRCNSIRVESGAWVIYERPQYMGYQYILMRGEYPNYQSWNGFSDTIRSCRLITHQFSVHRMRIYERPDFSGQMLEFSEDLPNLMDRWRYRDVHSAHIQDGVWVFYEHPNYRGRQYLLEKGEYRRHADWGALHPSVGSIRRVLDT, translated from the exons ATGGAGCGCATGGGGAAA ATCTTCTTCTATGAGGACAGGAACTTCAAGGGCCATTACTATGAATGCAGTAGTGACTGTCCTGAGCTCAGCTCACACTTCCAGCGTTGTAACTCCATCCGAGTGGAGAGCGGGGCCTGGGTCATCTATGAGAGACCCCAGTACATGGGCTACCAGTACATCCTCATGAGAGGGGAGTACCCCAACTACCAGAGCTGGAACGGCTTCAGTGACACCATCCGCTCCTGTCGGCTGATCACGCAT CAATTTAGCGTGCACAGGATGCGCATCTACGAACGTCCAGACTTCAGCGGCCAGATGCTCGAGTTCAGCGAAGACCTGCCTAATCTGATGGACCGCTGGCGTTACCGTGACGTTCACTCAGCTCACATCCAGGACGGCGTCTGGGTTTTCTATGAGCATCCGAACTACAGGGGACGCCAGTACCTGCTGGAGAAGGGCGAGTACAGACGGCACGCAGACTGGGGCGCCCTTCATCCGTCTGTGGGCTCCATTAGACGTGTTTTGGACACATAA